The stretch of DNA TTGTATGAAATACTGCGATGGAGTCTTCGAATTCTTTAAAAAATAGACCAATCAATTTATTCCCTTTCATTCAATCTCTTCTTATATTTCATTATGAAACAGATTAAAAAGGTATTGGAACCAAAGATGAAATGGGGAATTGCCGGCTTAGGTTACATTGCCGAAAATTCCGTTATTCCTGCAATTAAACTTTTAAGAAGAAATCGAATTACCGCTGTATTTAGTAATTCATTTGACAGAGCGAGAACTATCTCGCAGAAATATTCTGTAAAAGATTACACAAGCGATTATCAAAAATTTTTGGAGTATGACTTTAATGCACTTTATGTGGCGAGCGCGAATAAAGATCATTACTATCAAGTCATTCAAGCCGCACGAGCGGGCAAACATATCATCTGCGAAAAACCTTTAGCGATGAACTCTGCCCAAGCTAAAGAAATGGTTGAAGCGTGCAAGGAGAATAATGTTAAGTTATCGGTTGGATACATTCAGCGGTTTCATCCGTTAACAATAAAAGCCAAAGAGATTCTTGAAAACGGAATGATAGGGAAACTCGTGCTCATAAATGTTTCGCAATCTTTGAACTATCCGCCCGGAGACAACTACCGCTTCAAAAAAGAATTTTCTGGCGGGGGAGCTTTAAGAGACGTCGGAACTCATTGTATCGATTTGCTAAAGTACTTCGGGGACGAAATTACATCAATAAAAGGATTTTTAGACAATGTAATCTATCAAAGTGAAGTCGAAGATTTTTCCTGTGCTAATGTCAAGTTTAGAAGAGGAGGTTATGGAAATTTTTATGCTTCATATTGTATTTCGAAGCCAATTAATCGGATTGAGTTAATTGGATACAAAGGAACATTGATAATCGAAAATCTTATCGGCAAAAGATTTGATTATGCCAAGCTGATAATTTCCATTGACGGGCAAACTAAAAAAGCATTTCGCAAGCGTGGAAATAAAATTGTGAATTTACTTAAAAACTTCCAATCATCTGTTTTGAAAGGAACCCCGCTTTTAGTAACCGGTGAAGATGGTCTTTTCAATCTGCAACTTATGGAGGAGCTTGAAAAAAGTTGTGGGTAAAAGCTGAGCTTGTTGAAATCTGTAAATTGATTTATGAGAAGGGCTTCGTTGCCGCAACTGATGGAAATATTTCTGTACGGCTTGATGATCAAAAAATTCTTTGCACACCGAGTGCTGTTTCGAAGGGAAAAGTCAAACAAGATCAACTTGTCACAGTTGATTTTGATGGGAATGTTGTTTTTGGAAACAGAAAACCTTCGACTGAGCTTGCTCTGCATCTTGAAATTTATAAAACTCGAGACGATGTAAATGCAGTGATCCATGCTCATCCGATTTATGCAACCGGATTTGCAAGCTCGAAATTAGCACTGAGCAGTTGTGTTTTTCCTGAAGTTATTTTAGGGCTTGGAGTTGTGCCAGTTTGCACATATGGAACACCAGCTACAAATGAAGTTGTTGATTCGATCAAACCATTTTTAAATCAGACAAATATTTTACTTCTTCAAAATCATGGAGCGGTAAGTTTCGGGACGAACCTTTGGGATGCATATTATAAGATGGAAAAACTTGAACATGCAGCCAATACTTTATTTGTGGCGCGAATGCTCGGCGGTGAAAATGTTTTGACACAAGATCAAATGAATAAGTTGTACGAAGTGAATGAAAATATTTATAAGATTTCGCAAAAAATGAAAATTCCTTGCGAACCTTTGAAATAAAACTGCTTCTCACTATTACGTGTAAATGAAGATTGTTATATATAGAAGAATTGAATTCCGGGAGATAATTTGAAGATAATTGTACTAACGGGTGGTACTTCACCCGAAAGAGAAATTTCTTTAAGAAGCGGCAGAGCAATCGCAAATGGACTAAGAGCAAAAGGGCATGAAGTGATTGCGATTGATCCAGCATTTGGAACAAAACAACTAAAATCTGAAGAACAACTCTTTACTTACGATCCATTGGAGAAAAGAATTTCAAATGAGAACTATATAAAATGTATAGATTCAAATTTATTCGATGGTTGTGAGCTGATTTTCATTGCTTTGCACGGCAAATGGGGGGAAGATGGGACGGTGCAATCTTTACTGGATCTTAAAGGATTGAAATATACGGGTTCAGGAGTTCTCTCAAGTGCAATGGCGATTGATAAAACTCTAACAAAAATTCTTTTTCAGCATTATCATGTAAATACACCAAAGTGGCTGACAATAAATGGAACCGGTTATGAGATTATTTCAATTCAAGAGCACGTCATAAAACTTATCGGTCTTCCTTGTATAGTTAAACCAAATGATCAAGGTTCAACTGTTGGATTTACTTTGGTAAAAACAATTGATGAACTCGAAGCCGCAATTGAATTAGCTTTAAAATATTCAAACCGTGCATTAATTGAAGAATATATTCATGGAAGAGAATTGACAGCTTCAATTTTAGGAAAACAAGTTTTACCAATTGTTGAAGTTCGTCCTAAACACGAACTGTATGATTACGAATGTAAATACACAAAAGGAATGACCGAATATTTTTGTCCGGCATCACTCGATGAAAAAATCGTGAAACAAATCGAGCATCAGTCTCTTTTGGCTTTTGAATCGTGTGAGTGTGAAGCATTTGCTCGCGTTGATTTTATTTTGAACGATAAGAATGAATTATTCTGTCTTGAAATTAATACAATTCCCGGAATGACAGATTTGAGCTTAGTACCAATGGCTGCAAAAGCTATTGGTATAGAATTTCCTGATCTCGTGGAAAAAATTGTTGAGCTTTCGCTTTGACTTCAACACAAAAAAAAATTTTAATTTTGTTTGGAATCGTCTCGCTTTTACTCCTCATTGCATTCACTTTGATTTTTACCGAAAAAGGATTTTATACTTATTATAAAATGAAAAATGAAAAAGAGCGGCTTCAATTCGAAATCGATAGTCTAAAAAGAGTAAACGATAGCCTTCGAACTGAAATTGAATTATTGCAAACCAGTGACGAGAAAATTGAACAAGTTGCCCGCGAAAAGTATGGTTTAGTTAAGCCTGGGGAAAAAATATACAAATTTGAAAAATGACAAAATTAATTCCGCTTGCCGAACGTGCCCGCCCGAAAAAACTTTCTGAATTTGTAGGACAGGAACATTTACTTGGAGAGGGTAAATCTCTCAGTATTTTAATTGAAAATCAAAAAATCGGATCGATGATTTTTTGGGGACCGCCTGGCTCTGGAAAAACTACTCTTGCAAGAATAATTGCACAATCATTGAACTCTGAATTTTTTCAAATTAGTGCAGTGACTTCAGGTGTACGTGATATTCGTACAATCATTCAGCATGCTGAGAAAAATTTTCAAATTGACCGAAAGACAATTTTATTTATAGATGAAATTCACCGTTTTAATAAAGCACAACAGGATTCTTTACTTCACTCAGTTGAGTCTGGCGTTCTAATTCTAATGGGTGCAACAACCGAGAATCCATCATTTGAAGTTATATCTCCCTTATTATCTCGCTGCAGAGTTTATGTCTTGAAACCTTTATCTGAGGAAAATTTAAAGACGATTTTAACCAACATTATTCATTCAGATGAATATCTTAAAAAGTTAAATATTGAAATTATTGATATCGATTATCTAATCTTAATGTCGAATGGCGATGCTAGAATTTTATTAAATGGATTAGAAACTTCGATTGAAATCGCTGATAAGTCAACGACAGAAAAAATTATAATAACAAGAGAAATCATCAGCGAAGCATTTCAGAAGAGAAAAGTTGATTACGATAAAGCCGGCGAAGAACATTACAATCTAATCTCAGCATTCATAAAAAGTGTTCGCGGCAGTGATCCAGATGCCGCTGTTTATTGGCTCGCTCGTATGCTTGAAGGCGGAGAAGATCCTTTATTCATAGCTCGTCGAATGATAGTTTTGGCATCAGAAGATATTGGAAATGCATCTCCGACTGCGCTCGTTTTAGCGACGAATACTTTCACAGCGTGTCACTATATTGGGATGCCTGAGGCTAGGATAATTTTAAGTCAATGTGCTACTTATCTGGCATCTGTTCCAAAGAGTAATTCCTCATACAAAGCTATTAATGCGGCTATGAACGACGTCGAAAAGCTCCCAAATTATCCTGTCCCGCTCCATTTAAGAAATGCACCGACTCAATTAATGAAAGACCTTAACTACGGAAAAGATTACAAGTATGCACACAGTTTCGATGAGCATTTTGTTAAAGACGATTACCTGCCAATAGAAATAAGAGGCAAGCAATACTATGAACCAACTGATCTTGGGCAGGAAAAAAATCTTAAAGAAAGATTAAAATCTCTTTGGGGAAAAAGAAAAAAGTACTAACCGGCATTACTCTCGTATAAAATATTTACCTGGCAGCTGTTTTATCAAACCTTTGAATTCGAGTGTGAGTAAGTGTACCAAACATTCTGAAGTCTGACTTTCGGCTCTTTCAGCTAATGAATCTATGTGTATCGGATTAGTATCTATTAATTCAAATAGCTTACTTTCGAAAATATTTAACTGCGAAGTATCAATCCTCTTTTCTTCTTTCGACTGAATTCTAAACTTATTTCCGAATTCAGAGATAACATCATCAACCGAAGTGATTAATTTTGCATGCCCACGCTGAATGAGTTGATTCGTTCCGCGGCTTTGCTTTGTTTCAACGGGTCCTGGTAAAGCAAAAACTTCTCTATTTTGGTCTAATGCAAATTGAGCGGTAAGTCTGGCACCACCATTAAAATCAGTCTCAATAACAATTGTGCCCAGGGATAATCCACTAATAATTCTATTCCGTCTGGGAAAATTCATTGCGTCAGGTTTTGTACCGAACGAATATTCAGAAATCACACAACCGCTCTCAGTGATTTTATCAAAAAGCTTTTTATTTTCTGGCGGATAAATTATATCGAGTCCTGATCCAAGTACAGAAAT from Ignavibacteria bacterium encodes:
- a CDS encoding Gfo/Idh/MocA family oxidoreductase, translating into MKQIKKVLEPKMKWGIAGLGYIAENSVIPAIKLLRRNRITAVFSNSFDRARTISQKYSVKDYTSDYQKFLEYDFNALYVASANKDHYYQVIQAARAGKHIICEKPLAMNSAQAKEMVEACKENNVKLSVGYIQRFHPLTIKAKEILENGMIGKLVLINVSQSLNYPPGDNYRFKKEFSGGGALRDVGTHCIDLLKYFGDEITSIKGFLDNVIYQSEVEDFSCANVKFRRGGYGNFYASYCISKPINRIELIGYKGTLIIENLIGKRFDYAKLIISIDGQTKKAFRKRGNKIVNLLKNFQSSVLKGTPLLVTGEDGLFNLQLMEELEKSCG
- a CDS encoding class II aldolase/adducin family protein, with translation MWVKAELVEICKLIYEKGFVAATDGNISVRLDDQKILCTPSAVSKGKVKQDQLVTVDFDGNVVFGNRKPSTELALHLEIYKTRDDVNAVIHAHPIYATGFASSKLALSSCVFPEVILGLGVVPVCTYGTPATNEVVDSIKPFLNQTNILLLQNHGAVSFGTNLWDAYYKMEKLEHAANTLFVARMLGGENVLTQDQMNKLYEVNENIYKISQKMKIPCEPLK
- a CDS encoding D-alanine--D-alanine ligase; the protein is MPGDNLKIIVLTGGTSPEREISLRSGRAIANGLRAKGHEVIAIDPAFGTKQLKSEEQLFTYDPLEKRISNENYIKCIDSNLFDGCELIFIALHGKWGEDGTVQSLLDLKGLKYTGSGVLSSAMAIDKTLTKILFQHYHVNTPKWLTINGTGYEIISIQEHVIKLIGLPCIVKPNDQGSTVGFTLVKTIDELEAAIELALKYSNRALIEEYIHGRELTASILGKQVLPIVEVRPKHELYDYECKYTKGMTEYFCPASLDEKIVKQIEHQSLLAFESCECEAFARVDFILNDKNELFCLEINTIPGMTDLSLVPMAAKAIGIEFPDLVEKIVELSL
- a CDS encoding septum formation initiator family protein, producing MTSTQKKILILFGIVSLLLLIAFTLIFTEKGFYTYYKMKNEKERLQFEIDSLKRVNDSLRTEIELLQTSDEKIEQVAREKYGLVKPGEKIYKFEK
- a CDS encoding replication-associated recombination protein A, with amino-acid sequence MTKLIPLAERARPKKLSEFVGQEHLLGEGKSLSILIENQKIGSMIFWGPPGSGKTTLARIIAQSLNSEFFQISAVTSGVRDIRTIIQHAEKNFQIDRKTILFIDEIHRFNKAQQDSLLHSVESGVLILMGATTENPSFEVISPLLSRCRVYVLKPLSEENLKTILTNIIHSDEYLKKLNIEIIDIDYLILMSNGDARILLNGLETSIEIADKSTTEKIIITREIISEAFQKRKVDYDKAGEEHYNLISAFIKSVRGSDPDAAVYWLARMLEGGEDPLFIARRMIVLASEDIGNASPTALVLATNTFTACHYIGMPEARIILSQCATYLASVPKSNSSYKAINAAMNDVEKLPNYPVPLHLRNAPTQLMKDLNYGKDYKYAHSFDEHFVKDDYLPIEIRGKQYYEPTDLGQEKNLKERLKSLWGKRKKY
- the dprA gene encoding DNA-protecting protein DprA translates to MTAFTSNDYLKILQLSKIEGIGVNKLRTLVSNFSSLHDVFDADFTELNSIEGINSTISKRILREAEENNFLPFAERQILLSEKNKTQIISFWDEDYPYLLRKIYDPPVIIFAKGNFEKSDENAIAVVGTRTPTSYGNKSTEKLVSDLVSYNITIVSGLARGIDTTAHYSALKHGGRTISVLGSGLDIIYPPENKKLFDKITESGCVISEYSFGTKPDAMNFPRRNRIISGLSLGTIVIETDFNGGARLTAQFALDQNREVFALPGPVETKQSRGTNQLIQRGHAKLITSVDDVISEFGNKFRIQSKEEKRIDTSQLNIFESKLFELIDTNPIHIDSLAERAESQTSECLVHLLTLEFKGLIKQLPGKYFIRE